One genomic window of Scylla paramamosain isolate STU-SP2022 chromosome 20, ASM3559412v1, whole genome shotgun sequence includes the following:
- the LOC135110352 gene encoding beta-alanine transporter-like produces MHFEDLLEEVGSFGLYQRVLCFLLIPLTTGVVGLTYYFQLFILTAPPHTCRQQVVENATQMEALLEATPYTSAVREPYICHQFPANYSLPVNASSLVSLSAPSMPCDNGWDYDYRTFFATFTSERDWVCDEAWRNYLVVTLFWVGNTVGSWLWGLASDLRGRRVAIAGSLLVYGVAGLASVFAKDFYLFSILRFLVGSSHHTVTHLPFVLVVEYCGLKARVVPLFTIMVTYTLASIAAPAIAYLVWDWTNLTLIAALPSLAFLLAFKWLPESASWLLTKGRVEAARTQLSKVAKVNKQELSRERLTALLVETGEEEEAEGVEKKGGGGVSILQAVQYPRLRCNILLVLLVWMLACMCFYGHCQNTANLGSSVLMSYLLGAVVEVPSWCVPLLIHRFGRRVPLASAFLISAITGFVYALVPADMEWVVLVVALMGRASITGAYYITLQYGPEIFPTEVRGQGVALSETLGGVAIFISPMVVYLGEFKRTAPLLVFAGLSVLGGGATLLLPETGGMVLPQTLGQAEVFSRQATPLCCKSRSKGEEKEEEQGDETL; encoded by the exons atgcattTCGAGGATCTGTTGGAGGAGGTCGGGTCCTTCGGCCTCTACCAGCGGGTCCTCTGCTTCCTGCTCATCCCGCTCACTACGGGCGTGGTGGGCCTCACCTACTACTTCCAGCTGTTCATTCTGACGGCGCCACCCCACACATGCCGCCAGCAGGTGGTGGAGAACGCCACGCAGATGGAGGCGCTGTTGGAGGCGACGCCCTAT ACGTCAGCAGTTCGAGAGCCGTACATCTGCCACCAGTTCCCAGCCAACTACAGCCTCCCCGTCAATGCCTCCTCCCTGGTCTCCCTCAGCGCGCCCTCCATGCCCTGCGACAACGGCTGGGACTATGATTACCGCACCTTCTTCGCCACCTTCACGTctgag CGCGACTGGGTGTGCGACGAGGCGTGGCGAAACTATCTGGTGGTGACTCTCTTCTGGGTTGGCAATACTGTCGGCTCCTGGCTGTGGGGACTCGCTTCGgacct GCGTGGGAGGCGTGTGGCCATCGCGGGCAGCCTGCTGGTGTATGGCGTGGCGGGTCTGGCGTCAGTCTTCGCTAAGGACTTCTACTTGTTCTCCATTCTCCGCTTCCTGGTGGGCTCGTCTCACCACACTGTCACCCACCTGCCCTTCGtgttgg TGGTCGAGTACTGTGGTCTGAAGGCCCGAGTGGTTCCCCTCTTCACCATCATGGTCACCTACACGCTGGCCTCCATCGCCGCCCCTGCCATCGCCTACCTCGTCTGGGACTGGACAAACCTCACTCTCATTGCCGCTCTCCCCTCCCTGGCATTCCTCCTTGCCTTCAa ATGGCTCCCAGAATCTGCCTCGTGGCTTTTGACTAAAGGAAGAGTGGAGGCTGCCAGGACCCAGCTGTCCAAGGTGGCGAAAGTAAACAAGCAGGAGCTGTCGAGGGAGAGGCTGACGGCACTGCTGGTAGAgactggggaggaggaagaggcggagggggtcgagaagaagggaggtggtggagttTCCATTCTTCAGGCAGTGCAATATCCAAGGCTGAGGTGTAATattctgctggtgctgctggtgtg GATGCTGGCGTGCATGTGTTTCTATGGCCACTGCCAGAACACGGCCAACCTGGGGAGCAGTGTGCTGATGAGCTACCTGCTGGGGGCCGTGGTGGAGGTGCCGTCCTGGTGTGTGCCGCTCCTCATCCATCGTTTTGGCCGCCGCGTGCCCCTCGCGTCTGCCTTCCTCATCTCGGCAATTACTGGTTTCGTCTATGCTCTTGTACCTGCAG ACATGGAgtgggtggtgctggtggtggcgctgaTGGGCCGCGCCTCCATCACTGGTGCCTACTACATCACCCTGCAGTACGGCCCTGAGATATTCCCCACGGAAGTCAGGGGGCAGGGGGTGGCCCTCTCGGAGACCTTGGGGGGCGTGGCAATATTCATCTCCCCCATGGTGGTGTATCTG GGTGAGTTTAAGAGAACGGCCCCACTGCTGGTGTTTGCTGGGCTCTCAGTGCTGGGCGGAGGTGCCACGCTGCTGCTGCCAGAGACTGGGGGCATGGTGCTCCCTCAGACGCTGGGCCAGGCTGAGGTGTTCTCCAGGCAGGCCACTCCATTGTGCTGCAA GTCAAGAtcaaaaggtgaagaaaaggaggaggaacaaggtgACGAGACACTGTAG